A DNA window from Halorubrum sp. DM2 contains the following coding sequences:
- a CDS encoding GTP-binding protein, which yields MAVDEQPPVTILSGGLGAGKTTLLNHLLRVAGEQRDIAVLVNDVGEMNVDAELIENGSELSMEDGGVTELSNGCICCGLQNELDQELLRLAFDEEFDHLVIEASGISDPVPIAQRFVSPARAATLYELDTTVTVVDAAQFHRVFVDGHPVKSTDDEARPLSDLLAEQVEFCDVLVLNKCDLVSDEECEAVERVLETLHPGVDIVRTTESAVEPNDVLGTGRFDREQAKQSARWKQVLSTDHEGATESSEHGHGDDHGHEDGSGHDDGSGRVDDHDHAHNEDAGDDHDHLHPPEEFGVDSFVYERHRPLHPERFNEWLSSFPESVVRAKGHLWVAGRERYALDLSQAGTQTHVEVNGRWAATVPEFQQDSYRESRPDLHWDEQWGDREVKLVFIGAGMDESAITAALDDCLLSEPEMEDNWDELKNPFPGTREWSKPPMEQRLVVGDGP from the coding sequence ATGGCCGTCGACGAGCAACCTCCCGTAACGATCCTCAGTGGCGGGCTCGGCGCCGGCAAGACGACCCTGCTGAACCACCTGCTTCGGGTCGCTGGCGAGCAGCGCGATATCGCCGTCCTCGTCAACGACGTCGGAGAAATGAACGTCGACGCCGAACTCATCGAGAACGGTTCCGAGCTTTCGATGGAAGACGGCGGCGTTACTGAACTTTCAAACGGGTGTATCTGCTGTGGGCTCCAGAACGAGCTCGATCAGGAGCTACTGCGTCTCGCCTTCGACGAGGAGTTCGATCACCTCGTCATCGAAGCCTCGGGGATCAGCGATCCGGTCCCCATTGCTCAGCGGTTCGTTTCCCCCGCACGTGCCGCCACACTGTACGAACTCGACACGACCGTTACCGTAGTCGACGCCGCACAGTTTCACCGCGTGTTCGTCGATGGTCACCCGGTCAAGTCGACGGACGACGAGGCTCGACCGCTCTCGGACCTCCTTGCCGAACAGGTTGAGTTCTGCGACGTGCTCGTCCTCAACAAGTGCGATCTCGTCTCGGATGAAGAGTGTGAGGCGGTCGAACGCGTGCTTGAAACGCTTCATCCAGGCGTCGACATCGTCCGCACGACTGAGAGCGCCGTCGAACCCAACGACGTTCTCGGAACCGGACGATTCGACAGAGAGCAAGCAAAACAGTCCGCCCGGTGGAAACAGGTACTCTCAACCGACCACGAGGGTGCCACAGAATCGAGTGAACACGGACACGGTGACGATCACGGCCATGAGGACGGGTCCGGACACGACGACGGCTCTGGACGCGTGGACGATCACGATCATGCCCACAACGAAGACGCCGGTGACGACCATGACCACCTCCACCCGCCCGAAGAGTTCGGCGTCGACTCGTTCGTGTACGAGCGCCACCGGCCGTTGCACCCTGAACGATTCAATGAGTGGCTCAGCTCATTCCCTGAGTCCGTTGTGAGAGCGAAAGGGCATCTGTGGGTCGCCGGACGCGAACGATACGCGCTCGACTTGAGCCAAGCGGGCACGCAGACACACGTCGAAGTCAACGGTCGATGGGCGGCCACAGTCCCCGAGTTTCAACAGGACTCCTACCGGGAGTCGCGACCGGACCTCCACTGGGACGAGCAATGGGGGGACCGCGAAGTGAAACTCGTCTTTATCGGCGCCGGAATGGACGAGTCGGCGATTACTGCCGCCCTCGACGACTGTCTCCTCTCGGAGCCGGAGATGGAGGACAACTGGGACGAACTCAAGAATCCGTTTCCGGGGACGAGAGAGTGGTCTAAACCACCGATGGAACAACGTCTCGTGGTCGGTGACGGACCATGA
- a CDS encoding energy-coupling factor ABC transporter ATP-binding protein, translating to MSQDDSPLVELQCEAHTYPDGTVGMHDVDFSVYPNEVVALVGGNGAGKSTLLEHLNATLVPDVGELVVDDTPITEDNKSYARKEVGFVFQDADTQLVAPTVLDDVMFGLQNYGVPSDEAKERAREALATVDASHLEDRIPHYLSGGEKRLVGLAGVLVLEPSVVVLDEPLAGLDPERSQLVADRIEQVHQEGISVVLSTHDLDFAATIADRVCVMADGNVIGNGTPREVFYDDALLAEANLHAPSTVRIARDTGLGEKAQPVTESELVRHLTAAVEDVNSNQVSSVDTTQTNQ from the coding sequence ATGAGCCAAGACGATTCACCGTTGGTCGAGCTTCAGTGTGAAGCTCACACCTATCCTGACGGGACAGTCGGCATGCATGACGTCGACTTCTCGGTGTACCCCAACGAAGTCGTCGCGCTTGTCGGTGGCAACGGTGCCGGGAAGTCGACGCTGCTCGAACACCTGAACGCGACGCTCGTTCCCGATGTCGGCGAGCTCGTCGTTGACGACACGCCAATCACCGAAGACAACAAGTCATATGCTCGAAAGGAGGTCGGATTCGTCTTTCAGGACGCCGATACGCAACTGGTCGCCCCCACAGTTCTTGACGATGTCATGTTTGGTCTCCAAAACTACGGCGTACCTAGTGACGAAGCGAAAGAACGCGCCCGTGAAGCGCTCGCGACCGTCGACGCGAGCCACCTCGAAGACCGGATTCCCCACTACCTAAGTGGCGGGGAAAAACGTCTCGTCGGTCTCGCCGGTGTGCTGGTACTTGAACCGAGCGTGGTCGTGCTGGACGAACCACTCGCGGGACTCGATCCCGAGCGGTCACAACTCGTGGCCGACCGAATCGAACAGGTCCATCAGGAGGGTATTAGCGTCGTTCTCTCGACGCACGATCTGGACTTTGCTGCTACGATCGCAGACCGCGTCTGTGTAATGGCCGACGGCAACGTCATCGGAAACGGAACGCCTAGAGAGGTGTTCTACGACGACGCATTATTAGCAGAAGCCAATCTTCATGCTCCGAGTACAGTTCGTATAGCTCGCGATACAGGGCTGGGAGAGAAAGCACAGCCTGTCACAGAATCTGAGCTTGTCAGGCACCTCACAGCGGCAGTTGAGGATGTGAACTCGAATCAAGTCTCATCTGTCGATACCACCCAAACGAATCAGTAG
- a CDS encoding molybdenum cofactor synthesis domain-containing protein: MTESHSELPSPADRRTTDADGHDCVDPLGVAVVTVSSSRGTATEVDPSDPGGDAVETILVDAGHVVTSRRTIPDDYVQIKTTVGECLERPNVDLVVTTGGTGVTVDDITPDAVGELFDRELPGFGEAFRRLSWEEVGTRVVATRATAGIARDVPVFVLPGSVNAVELATVEIIAEEAPHLAGLATRHTVGETDA, encoded by the coding sequence ATGACCGAGAGTCACTCGGAACTCCCGTCCCCGGCGGATCGACGGACGACAGACGCTGATGGTCACGACTGTGTCGATCCGCTCGGCGTCGCCGTCGTAACCGTCTCGTCGTCTCGGGGAACCGCTACGGAAGTAGATCCGTCCGATCCCGGTGGTGACGCTGTCGAGACCATTCTCGTCGATGCGGGTCACGTCGTCACGTCACGCCGAACGATTCCCGACGACTACGTCCAGATCAAGACCACCGTGGGCGAGTGCCTCGAACGTCCGAATGTCGACCTCGTCGTGACTACTGGCGGGACAGGGGTCACCGTCGATGACATCACTCCGGACGCAGTGGGCGAACTCTTCGACCGCGAGCTCCCAGGCTTCGGGGAAGCGTTCAGACGGCTCTCGTGGGAGGAGGTCGGAACACGGGTCGTCGCGACCCGCGCGACGGCGGGTATCGCTCGCGACGTCCCGGTGTTCGTGTTACCGGGAAGCGTGAACGCCGTCGAACTCGCCACGGTGGAGATCATCGCCGAAGAAGCCCCGCATCTCGCCGGACTCGCGACGCGACACACAGTCGGTGAGACCGATGCGTGA
- a CDS encoding GTP-binding protein yields MLSNNDPIPVTVLSGSLGAGKTTTLNHILESEQELNAAVLVNDMGEVNVDADLVERESDLTQNDDEIIEMSNGCICCRLRGDMLDEVGRLADERDFEYLLVESSGISEPIPVAQTFARGFEDADFDPTGVYELDTMVSVVDAHSFWKAFDSGQALTDDSVDPQGNRVPEEALMDQIEFCDILLLNKCDLVPDDELDEIEAVLKTLQPRAKIIRTEHGAVAPEEILNTGRFDFNRASQSAGWKRELQEGHHHESASDEHGVASFVFDADRPFHPERLSELFTGLPDGIIRAKGFFWSAGREDVAMGLDKSGQSVRAGPKGTWVATLPKAQQERYFAARPGIKENWDEQWGDRGSELVFIGREFDQESLVTDLEDCVLSDAEMDENWNEYPDPFGRDEQRELVLADD; encoded by the coding sequence GTGCTGTCTAACAACGATCCGATTCCAGTGACGGTCCTCAGCGGAAGCCTCGGCGCGGGAAAGACGACGACCCTCAATCACATTCTTGAGAGCGAGCAGGAACTGAACGCTGCCGTCCTCGTCAACGACATGGGGGAGGTGAACGTCGACGCCGACCTCGTCGAGCGTGAATCGGACCTCACGCAGAACGACGACGAGATCATCGAGATGTCGAACGGGTGTATCTGCTGTCGGCTTCGCGGCGACATGCTCGACGAAGTGGGGCGGCTAGCAGACGAACGCGACTTTGAGTATCTCCTCGTCGAGTCGTCCGGGATCAGCGAGCCGATTCCGGTCGCCCAGACGTTCGCTCGTGGGTTCGAGGACGCTGACTTCGATCCCACGGGAGTGTACGAGCTCGACACAATGGTTAGCGTCGTCGACGCACACAGCTTCTGGAAAGCGTTCGACTCCGGGCAGGCACTCACCGACGACTCGGTCGACCCACAAGGGAATCGCGTTCCGGAAGAAGCGCTCATGGACCAGATCGAGTTCTGTGACATCCTCCTGTTGAACAAGTGCGACCTCGTCCCGGACGACGAACTCGACGAAATCGAGGCGGTGCTGAAGACGCTACAACCGCGGGCAAAGATCATTCGGACCGAACACGGTGCGGTCGCTCCCGAGGAAATCCTCAACACTGGTCGGTTCGACTTCAACCGTGCCAGTCAGTCGGCCGGGTGGAAGCGCGAACTCCAGGAGGGACATCACCACGAGTCGGCCTCCGACGAACACGGCGTCGCGTCGTTCGTCTTCGACGCTGACCGACCGTTCCACCCCGAACGCCTCTCGGAACTGTTTACGGGCCTCCCAGACGGGATCATCCGCGCGAAGGGCTTCTTCTGGTCGGCGGGTCGCGAAGATGTCGCGATGGGGCTGGATAAGTCCGGGCAGTCGGTCCGAGCCGGTCCGAAGGGGACGTGGGTCGCCACGCTCCCGAAGGCACAACAGGAGCGCTACTTCGCCGCGCGTCCCGGGATCAAAGAGAACTGGGACGAACAGTGGGGCGATCGGGGGTCGGAACTCGTGTTCATCGGTCGCGAGTTCGACCAGGAGTCACTTGTCACAGACCTCGAAGACTGTGTCCTCTCAGACGCGGAAATGGACGAGAACTGGAACGAGTACCCGGATCCGTTCGGTCGTGACGAGCAGCGCGAACTCGTGTTAGCCGACGACTAA
- a CDS encoding energy-coupling factor ABC transporter permease, whose protein sequence is MPHIHLGEGSFPLWALVLWTLIGTALISTVVYRVRKGGIKTHQIALAGIGAAASFAIFQLNIPVWGGIHMNLTGLVGIIAGPLLGAIVALVVNVFSAALGHGAVGLIGANTLINASEAIVAYYAFKILIGMDWDVFPAGASATTLGLSVGSFLMAAIIVISGVNGSALPRGDLTIAVAGLAGLNLGVAVVEGILTGLIVQFLASVRPDLVGLTDRDTQEEATGVTA, encoded by the coding sequence ATGCCACACATCCACCTTGGAGAAGGTTCGTTCCCCCTCTGGGCGCTAGTGCTTTGGACGCTGATCGGGACCGCGTTGATCAGCACTGTGGTCTACCGGGTCCGGAAAGGCGGTATCAAAACACATCAGATTGCGCTCGCGGGTATTGGAGCGGCCGCGAGTTTCGCAATTTTTCAACTGAATATCCCCGTCTGGGGTGGGATTCATATGAATCTCACCGGTTTAGTGGGTATCATCGCTGGACCGCTACTCGGCGCAATCGTCGCACTTGTCGTTAACGTGTTCTCGGCTGCTCTCGGCCATGGAGCAGTCGGCCTCATCGGAGCAAACACCCTCATCAACGCCAGTGAGGCGATTGTCGCCTACTACGCATTTAAAATTCTGATTGGAATGGACTGGGACGTCTTTCCTGCTGGCGCGAGTGCAACAACACTCGGTCTTTCGGTGGGTTCCTTCCTGATGGCTGCGATCATCGTCATTAGTGGGGTAAACGGAAGCGCGCTACCGCGTGGTGACCTGACAATTGCCGTGGCCGGACTCGCAGGACTCAACCTCGGTGTCGCCGTTGTTGAGGGAATTCTCACCGGTCTCATCGTTCAATTCCTTGCCTCCGTGCGCCCCGATCTTGTTGGGCTCACGGACCGCGACACCCAAGAGGAAGCCACGGGGGTGACGGCCTGA
- a CDS encoding ABC transporter ATP-binding protein, producing the protein MALSSESPVNRESREKITVQNVSRAYDSTQALEGVSLSVGEGEFCCIVGPSGCGKTTLLRAIAGLDDPDTGSILVGGDPVTGPGLDRGMVFQEYALFPWRTVRGNIRFGLDRPACGCPDCEARARELIELVGLDGFEDAYPKELSGGMKQRVGIARALAPDPEILLMDEPFGSVDARTRDRLHTELLDIWAQTEQTVVFVTHDIDEAVKLADRVVVMDAEPGMVQSTVSIDVERPRERTAHDFVEYVAQIRAELGEPEPR; encoded by the coding sequence ATGGCGCTGAGTTCCGAGTCGCCAGTCAATCGAGAGTCACGCGAGAAGATTACTGTCCAGAACGTCAGCAGGGCGTACGACTCCACCCAAGCGCTCGAGGGTGTCTCGCTCTCGGTCGGGGAGGGTGAGTTCTGCTGTATCGTCGGCCCGTCGGGATGCGGAAAGACGACGCTGTTGCGGGCGATAGCGGGCCTCGATGACCCCGATACCGGGTCGATACTGGTCGGCGGGGACCCGGTTACCGGCCCCGGACTGGACCGGGGGATGGTCTTTCAGGAATACGCGCTGTTCCCGTGGCGAACGGTCCGTGGCAACATCCGGTTCGGCCTCGACCGACCCGCGTGTGGCTGTCCCGACTGCGAGGCGCGGGCTCGAGAGCTGATCGAGTTAGTGGGACTCGACGGATTCGAGGACGCGTATCCCAAAGAGCTGTCCGGCGGGATGAAACAGCGCGTCGGGATCGCTCGCGCGCTCGCGCCCGATCCAGAGATACTCTTGATGGACGAGCCGTTCGGCAGCGTCGACGCCCGGACGCGCGACCGACTACACACCGAACTGCTCGATATCTGGGCGCAGACGGAACAGACGGTCGTCTTCGTCACACATGACATCGACGAGGCAGTAAAGCTCGCCGACCGTGTGGTTGTTATGGATGCCGAGCCGGGAATGGTCCAGTCGACCGTCTCGATCGACGTAGAGCGCCCACGCGAACGGACAGCACACGACTTCGTCGAGTACGTTGCACAGATTCGGGCCGAACTCGGGGAGCCTGAGCCGCGTTAG
- a CDS encoding energy-coupling factor transporter transmembrane component T codes for MTTLSNHVPDPRLITAFAERRDGPLHQVNPWTKVGIIGALVLAVTVFDRLALLAGLYGTVLIVYGLAELPYRRLVGWYTLPMLFIVSVAGPLAFFEPGTPIGGALSTPLGNISVTWAGLVLFFELSCRSLTVVTFALTASMTTKYTDVAYMLGRLLPRPIDQVALLTYRFTFVMLETLEDLVKAALSRGANFSEFWSNKRLYARILGMTMLSAIEQSERLVKSMEARGYDGDIVLYGDVSRPPIHELFVVAGSYVAVVGYALIAVYEVGL; via the coding sequence GTGACAACGCTCTCAAATCACGTCCCGGACCCACGACTTATTACTGCGTTCGCCGAGCGGCGGGACGGGCCGCTACACCAGGTTAACCCTTGGACGAAGGTCGGGATTATCGGCGCGCTTGTCCTCGCAGTTACGGTGTTTGACCGGCTCGCACTCCTCGCGGGACTGTACGGGACCGTCCTCATCGTCTACGGTCTTGCTGAGCTACCGTATCGGCGTCTCGTCGGCTGGTACACACTCCCGATGTTATTCATCGTCTCCGTTGCAGGGCCGCTAGCGTTTTTCGAACCGGGTACGCCGATCGGTGGTGCGCTTTCGACGCCACTCGGAAATATCTCGGTCACGTGGGCTGGGCTCGTCCTCTTCTTCGAGCTCAGCTGTCGGTCACTCACTGTCGTCACGTTCGCACTGACGGCATCAATGACGACGAAGTACACCGACGTGGCGTATATGCTTGGACGGTTACTCCCCAGACCGATCGATCAGGTCGCGTTACTCACGTACCGGTTCACCTTTGTCATGCTTGAGACGCTTGAAGACCTCGTGAAAGCCGCACTCTCCCGTGGAGCGAACTTCTCGGAGTTTTGGTCGAACAAGCGGCTGTACGCGAGAATTCTCGGCATGACGATGCTATCAGCGATCGAGCAGTCCGAACGGCTGGTCAAATCGATGGAGGCTCGCGGTTATGACGGAGATATCGTGCTGTACGGGGACGTTTCGCGACCGCCGATCCACGAACTGTTTGTCGTCGCCGGTTCGTACGTCGCCGTTGTGGGGTACGCGCTGATTGCGGTCTACGAGGTGGGGCTATGA
- a CDS encoding NikR family transcription regulator gives MRTSFNISDDLLAEFDETWQSEGLDSRSRGVREAMQEYIEDHARLEDIEGDVVVIISFDYEHEAVIEDIHDVQHRFQDVITTTNHIHEGEWCLETLFCSGAASRVRDLTYRLRNFDTVSQVKLMLLAEQ, from the coding sequence ATGCGGACGAGTTTCAATATATCCGATGATCTCCTCGCTGAGTTCGACGAAACGTGGCAGTCGGAGGGATTAGACTCGCGTTCGCGCGGCGTTCGCGAGGCGATGCAAGAGTACATCGAAGACCACGCGAGACTGGAGGATATCGAAGGCGATGTCGTCGTCATCATCTCCTTCGATTACGAACACGAAGCAGTCATCGAAGACATTCATGACGTACAACACCGATTTCAGGACGTTATCACGACGACGAATCATATCCACGAAGGAGAATGGTGTCTCGAGACGCTCTTTTGTAGCGGGGCTGCATCACGCGTCAGAGACCTCACGTATCGCTTGCGTAACTTCGATACGGTAAGTCAAGTCAAACTGATGCTTCTCGCGGAGCAGTAG
- a CDS encoding nickel-responsive regulator: protein MTEQLREDLDSFAEEHGYSGRSEVIREACQGLLEEYQKSDYENRRVLATVTAGFEYDAPDIEHKMMDIRHEFESLIRSNSHNCLESNAGCVETFVIEATGDDVLRFIGTIRGTDESVSVEYTVIPVDELHAEPSED from the coding sequence ATGACGGAGCAACTCCGCGAGGACCTCGACAGTTTCGCGGAAGAACATGGCTATAGCGGGCGCAGCGAGGTCATACGCGAAGCGTGTCAGGGACTGCTTGAAGAATATCAAAAGAGCGATTACGAGAACCGACGTGTCTTAGCGACAGTTACTGCCGGATTTGAATATGATGCACCGGATATCGAACACAAAATGATGGATATTCGGCATGAATTTGAATCGCTGATCCGGTCGAATTCGCACAACTGCTTGGAAAGTAATGCCGGATGTGTCGAGACGTTCGTCATCGAAGCGACTGGTGACGATGTGTTGAGATTCATCGGGACCATTCGGGGAACGGACGAGTCGGTTTCAGTCGAATACACAGTCATACCCGTCGATGAGTTACACGCGGAACCCAGTGAAGACTGA
- a CDS encoding metal ABC transporter ATP-binding protein, which yields MTTETAGAESLRRRSEELVVSVDDVSFAYGDLPVIESVSIDVEPGAFLGLVGPNGSGKSTLLNLMLGLQKPDTGTVQLFGEPAGEFDAGERIGYVPQNATAAADRMPVTVRELVTMGRYPRRLVGRFSDEDRRAIDDALRAVEITDLADRRVGQLSGGQRQRVFIARALAAEADLLALDEPTVGVDAESREAFYELLADLNDSGLTILLIEHDIGVVTTYASEIACLNRRLYFDGDPEDFVATDALAAAYGTDQHVLTHDH from the coding sequence ATGACAACCGAAACAGCAGGGGCTGAATCGCTCCGAAGGCGTTCGGAAGAACTCGTCGTCAGCGTCGATGATGTCAGCTTCGCGTACGGGGACCTCCCCGTGATCGAATCGGTGTCGATCGATGTCGAGCCGGGGGCGTTTCTCGGGCTCGTCGGGCCGAACGGCAGCGGAAAGAGCACGTTGCTGAACCTGATGCTCGGTCTCCAGAAACCGGACACGGGGACGGTTCAGCTGTTCGGTGAGCCCGCAGGCGAGTTCGACGCCGGCGAGCGGATCGGCTACGTCCCACAGAACGCCACGGCCGCCGCCGATCGAATGCCAGTGACCGTTCGCGAACTCGTCACGATGGGGCGATACCCCCGGCGGCTCGTCGGTCGGTTCTCGGATGAAGACCGCCGCGCGATCGACGATGCGCTCCGCGCGGTCGAGATCACGGACCTGGCCGACCGTCGGGTCGGTCAGCTCTCCGGAGGCCAGCGCCAGCGCGTCTTCATCGCGCGTGCGCTCGCCGCCGAAGCCGACCTGCTCGCGCTCGACGAGCCGACGGTCGGCGTCGATGCCGAGTCCAGAGAGGCCTTCTACGAGCTGTTAGCTGACCTCAACGACTCGGGGCTCACTATCCTGTTGATCGAACACGATATCGGTGTCGTCACGACCTACGCCAGCGAGATCGCCTGTCTCAACCGACGACTGTACTTCGACGGCGATCCCGAGGACTTCGTCGCCACTGACGCTCTCGCAGCCGCGTACGGCACCGATCAACACGTGTTAACTCACGATCACTGA
- a CDS encoding CopG family ribbon-helix-helix protein — protein sequence MSVVSISMPEVLLEHIDEFADKHGYSGRSEVVREGTRTLLEEFQGQGVDGQKQMCTVTVFFEYCQPAVQQRLTSVRHEYDGIVSATTHVHVQDQYCMELYVLEGITKELSGFVNAVRAVPDVQTVKYSITSLNNVPLNQAIES from the coding sequence ATGAGCGTAGTTAGCATTTCGATGCCAGAAGTGTTACTCGAACATATCGACGAGTTCGCCGACAAACACGGGTACAGTGGGCGGAGCGAGGTCGTACGCGAAGGCACACGCACGCTGCTCGAAGAGTTCCAAGGGCAAGGTGTCGACGGACAAAAACAGATGTGTACAGTGACAGTGTTCTTTGAGTACTGTCAGCCCGCGGTCCAGCAGCGTCTCACGAGTGTGCGTCACGAGTACGACGGTATCGTCTCTGCGACTACCCACGTACACGTACAGGACCAGTACTGTATGGAGTTGTACGTCTTGGAAGGAATCACAAAGGAACTGTCCGGATTTGTCAACGCGGTCCGAGCAGTGCCAGATGTCCAGACAGTCAAGTACTCGATTACCTCGCTCAATAATGTACCTCTTAACCAAGCTATCGAGTCGTGA
- a CDS encoding zinc ABC transporter substrate-binding protein yields the protein MPQYTRRRLVATGIGFTAISALAGCTSNDADSGDSTGDGPGAQSSFFVFGDFATHVAGDAATAETLVPVGQHGHGWEPGPDIQGTILESDLFIYGTDGFQPWVGDLITSLRDDEADVEMVSVGEGVDLIEGGHDHGGEDEHDHEKEGETPWEHAGLYHLEAGSYSYTFGEGPDPEMSLAVLATDEGGDHGIEHVEETAKELYTSDHEAHTTVEGGDTLTPSQESLYVLEFTDSGETNFSLDIDTEGHYVLFSQHVPAEFDAALTDSGGAVVKPEASETAGGHDHESEDEHDHESEDEHDHESEDEHDHGAMDPHFWLDPQRAAQAVGKLEATFAEMDGENAEVYADNAAAYRDQLEELDGEIQSIVDDAPKETLFVAGHDAFQYLEDRYGLRVESLTDLSPDDQPTPRDIERAQDIIDEHGLAHVCADPLEDQTAAEQLVEETDATGMLPLTAIPGQTSEWADNDWGYIEIMENINLDTLETALNA from the coding sequence ATGCCTCAATACACTCGGCGACGCCTCGTCGCAACCGGAATTGGATTCACCGCTATCAGCGCACTCGCTGGCTGTACGTCGAATGACGCCGACAGCGGTGACTCAACTGGAGATGGACCGGGAGCCCAGTCTTCGTTCTTCGTGTTCGGCGACTTCGCCACACACGTCGCGGGCGACGCCGCGACTGCCGAGACGCTCGTGCCGGTCGGCCAACACGGCCACGGCTGGGAGCCCGGTCCAGATATTCAGGGAACCATCCTCGAATCCGATCTGTTCATCTACGGTACCGACGGGTTCCAGCCGTGGGTCGGCGACCTCATTACGAGCCTCCGTGACGACGAAGCAGACGTCGAAATGGTTTCCGTCGGCGAAGGGGTTGACCTCATCGAGGGGGGTCACGATCACGGGGGCGAAGACGAGCACGACCACGAGAAAGAAGGTGAAACTCCATGGGAGCACGCCGGACTGTACCATCTCGAAGCAGGATCGTACAGCTACACGTTTGGGGAAGGGCCGGATCCGGAGATGTCACTCGCGGTGCTCGCAACCGACGAAGGCGGCGATCACGGGATCGAACACGTCGAAGAGACGGCGAAAGAACTCTATACAAGCGATCACGAGGCACATACCACAGTCGAGGGCGGGGATACACTTACGCCCTCGCAGGAGAGCCTCTACGTGCTAGAGTTTACGGACTCGGGCGAGACGAACTTTAGCCTCGACATCGATACGGAGGGTCATTACGTGCTGTTCAGCCAGCACGTTCCGGCCGAGTTCGATGCAGCGCTCACTGATAGCGGTGGGGCTGTTGTCAAGCCCGAGGCGAGTGAGACGGCTGGTGGACACGACCACGAAAGCGAGGACGAACACGACCACGAAAGCGAGGACGAACACGACCACGAAAGCGAGGACGAACACGACCACGGAGCGATGGACCCGCATTTCTGGCTCGACCCCCAGCGAGCCGCCCAAGCGGTCGGTAAACTTGAGGCGACGTTCGCCGAGATGGACGGCGAAAACGCCGAGGTGTACGCCGACAACGCGGCCGCCTACCGCGACCAGCTCGAGGAACTCGACGGCGAGATCCAGTCGATCGTCGACGACGCGCCGAAGGAGACGCTGTTCGTCGCCGGTCACGACGCGTTCCAGTACCTCGAAGACCGCTACGGCCTGCGTGTCGAGTCGCTGACGGACCTCTCGCCGGACGACCAGCCCACGCCGCGAGACATCGAGCGCGCCCAAGACATCATCGACGAACACGGGCTCGCGCACGTCTGTGCCGATCCGCTGGAAGATCAGACCGCGGCCGAACAGCTCGTCGAGGAAACCGACGCGACTGGGATGCTACCGCTGACGGCGATCCCGGGGCAGACAAGCGAGTGGGCCGACAACGATTGGGGGTACATCGAGATCATGGAGAACATCAACCTCGACACGCTCGAAACCGCGCTCAACGCATGA